The sequence below is a genomic window from Anopheles cruzii chromosome 3, idAnoCruzAS_RS32_06, whole genome shotgun sequence.
GCCATTATAAACTACAGTATCGACCAGTCGATTTCGCTATCGATCATCCGAAGAATCGCAACAGAAAATAGCTATAAAAAGTAAATAACAAGAAATAAGCTTTTGAGTAATAACTACTCTTGTATCGATTCTTTCAAGGTGCGGATGGCTTTCCTTTTCTGTTGGTCAGAATAGTGTTCTGAGATTCCCATTCTTATTGATTCTTAGTTTCTcattcttttcgtttcgttcatcGGCCCGTTACGTAGCTGTGGCTATTTCATGTATCTGGTCAGCGggcaagaaatcaacacaTCTCAGTTTATAAATCATCCAACAGCTTTATTTGTTTACCAATAAAGAACATTTACATTACGGACTAAACGGAAGCCAAATTGTTGAACAACAGCGTTTAATCTGCCAAGTGTTTGAAGCGTTCAAGCTTTTTTATGTGCGTTTTCTTACCGCATCCACCGGAGAAAATGTATCACTTCCCTGGGAATGCTGAACGTTGGCAGCCGTCGTATACATCATCATCTAGCGCTAATTTTACACGCTTTTAATGGCGTGGTCCTTCTGTTCTGTTGATCCATTACTTTTATCGTCAATCACGCGACTCTCTAATCATAATAAATGCATCATTTTCACTGTTCcctgtttcgttttgtgtgtggaaaattcTCGCCTCTTTGCGTTGCTGTGCTTGGTTCCACGCTGataacaaacaaattgatatCTTTTTCGAGTCTAATCTACTAACAGGCCACCTGACCTCCAAAGGCTGCCCTCTTATCGCTGCGAACTTTTTGATGAATGCCTTCCATCAAAAAGGTGTTGTAAAAAATGTAGAATCCTTTTGCGTACTTTCGAGACAATTTAAATCTGCGGTGCGGATGGATGCGAGTCTTCATTGTGGAACTGGTACTTCATACATTCACGCGTCACGTTCTGAGTCGAATCAGCAGGCCGCGATCTTTTACTGGACGTGTTACGTAACGATCTATCGCCTCCTTTGCGAGCAGCAGCGTTCCGTGATAGCGCACACATCTTACGACTGATACTCCTTGCGCAAAACCTTGGCGATCGTGCTGAGCTGCATGTTGGTTGTGCCCTCGTAGATCGCACCGATCTTACAGTCGCGATAGTACTTCTCCTGCGGAAAGTCCTTGGTGAAGCCGACACCTCCCATCCAGTCGATTGCCTTCACAGTCGTGCGTTGGGCCACCTCCGACGCGTAATACTTGGCCATGGCCGCCTGCTTCAAGAACGGTGCGCCCGCTTCCTGCAGTCGGGCGGCATTGTACGTCAGCAGTCGGGCCGCCTCTATTTCTGTCGCAATCGTCGCAATCTGGTGCTGCATGCTCTGGAACGAATACAGATCCGAGCCGAACTGTTTGCGCTCGAGCAGGTACGGGATGGTTGCGTCCAGGCAACCCTGTGCTAGTCCCACCATCTGCGCCCCGATACCGATGCGGCCTTCGTTCAAAAAGCCGGCCGCGTACTGGTATCCTTTACCAAACTCGCCCAAGATGTTCTCCTCCGGCACACGCACATTGTCCATATGAAGGGTACACGTGCCTGATGCGCAGATACCGAGCTTGCTTTCGCGCTTGCCGACCGTGAACCCTTCGTAGTCGCGCTCCACGATGAATGTCGTGATTCCGCGATATCCCGCGGATGGGTTTGCGTTCGCCATGATAAGAAAAACGCCCGAGATGTCGGAGTTCGAGATCCacatttttgtgccatttaGCACATAGTGGTTCCCGTCCTTCTTGGCCGTCGTCTTCAGTGAGAAAGCATCCGATCCGGCCGACGGTTCCGAGAGGGCAAAGCTGCCACTGTACTCCTGGCTCAGCTTCGGCAGatacttcttcttctgctcctCCGTGCCGAGCTTCATCATGAGCGAGTTAACGAGCGTATTGTGGATGTCGACGAgggcggccgtggccggacACACCTTCGACAGTTCCTCTACTACCAGCATCGTGGTCATAAAGTTGCAGGCACTGCCACCATACTGTTCACCCACCTCGATGCCCATCAGCCCGTTATCGAACAGGGCCCGCACAACGGACGGGTCGAACTGGTGTTCCTCGTCCATCTTCTTCACCAACGGTGCGATCTGCTCCTGGGCCATCTTGGCCACCGTTTCCTTCATCACCAGCTCGTCCTCGCTGAGGTAGGTGACGGGTGAGGTCGGGCCACGGGCCGTCCCGAACGAGGTGGTCGTGGAGTAGTGGTGTGCCGGTGTGGCACGGGCACCGATCGaggccaccgaccggaccgcATGACGGAGCAcgttttgcatcattttcGCGA
It includes:
- the LOC128273210 gene encoding short/branched chain specific acyl-CoA dehydrogenase, mitochondrial, with protein sequence MMQNVLRHAVRSVASIGARATPAHHYSTTTSFGTARGPTSPVTYLSEDELVMKETVAKMAQEQIAPLVKKMDEEHQFDPSVVRALFDNGLMGIEVGEQYGGSACNFMTTMLVVEELSKVCPATAALVDIHNTLVNSLMMKLGTEEQKKKYLPKLSQEYSGSFALSEPSAGSDAFSLKTTAKKDGNHYVLNGTKMWISNSDISGVFLIMANANPSAGYRGITTFIVERDYEGFTVGKRESKLGICASGTCTLHMDNVRVPEENILGEFGKGYQYAAGFLNEGRIGIGAQMVGLAQGCLDATIPYLLERKQFGSDLYSFQSMQHQIATIATEIEAARLLTYNAARLQEAGAPFLKQAAMAKYYASEVAQRTTVKAIDWMGGVGFTKDFPQEKYYRDCKIGAIYEGTTNMQLSTIAKVLRKEYQS